Sequence from the Pedobacter sp. D749 genome:
AGGTTGAAAAGCCAAACTGGTTAACACATCTTTGCCGTTTACGGTGATGGTGTAAAAACGCGTAAAGGCATCTAATTTTAATTTAATGTCGTAACTTTTACCCGCCTCGTATTTCATAAAATTTTTATACCGTGCTCCCGCCTTTGCGCTTAAAGTTCCAGCGGTATCAAAAGTCAGGCGCACAGTTGCCATTCCTTTTGCATCCTGCAATTCGATTTCGAGCAAGCCGAAATCATTTTGCTTTGGCCTAACCGAAAACGAAGCTATTATTTTCTTAGATGCAGGAAATAATCTTTCGGCTTTGGCATAATCAAAAGGATCTTTGTCTCTTAACTCTAAAACGCCGTTTTCTACCTTTACCGGTGCCCAAAGCGGACTATATATGTTCCACATTTCGAGCGCTTTATCTGATGGTAATTTACCAAAATCATCGTTAACATGTTGTGTTGCTTTATCGCTAACCGGTACAGGAACTGAAGAAACCCAGATATCCTCTTTGTTCATGCTGTAGGTTACCCATAAATTGCCATCTTTTGGTTTTCCATTACCCTCTTCAATGCCACGCACATATTGCGGACCATAAGACTTGTAATTTCCACCATAACGCATCGGCGTGATTTCGCCATTTACCAACAATAAATTGGTATAATCCAAGCCATTTTTACTAGTTGAAATGGCTAAAGGCCAACGATATTCAGATGGATTATAAACTGTTGCGTAATTGCCGTCTGAAGTTTTTTGTCCCCAGATTTTGGCATTGCTGTTTACAAAACCGGGTGCCCGCGACGCGTTTTCTGGCCAGCTCTTTCCGTTATCATTACTAATGGCTGTTAAGGCATTTTTCCATAAACCCACCACTCTTCCATCAGGTAAATGATAGTAGCTGAAGGCTTTATACTCCTTTTGTAAAGTAATCAAAGGATCTTTCCGATCAGCCTCTTCATTCCATTGTTGAGTCATCAACTTGTTTGATAACAATTCATTACAGGCTTCAATGAAAGTTTTACTTTTGCTTTTGGTGTATAGCGGATATTTGGTATTTTTCTCGGAGTAACCAGGATTGTAATGAATGAAATAAATGGGGCCATACTTTCCATCTGGCTGAATTTCTCTTACTGCCCTGCCAATTCCATGGCCATCGTTCGGATCGTCTTTCGCGTCAAAACTAATGGCATAAAAACCCAAAACCAGGAATACATTTTTAGTGGAAACATAAAAACCCATGCGTTGATGCATCACAGCATCTAAATCTTTGGCAACATCGGTTCTACCCTCTTTTGTTGTACCATCCGGAATCCGGTAGACCGGAAATACCACCTCTGGTTTCGTCCAGGTGTAGCCATCTTTTGACGATTGCAATAAAGTTTGTCCTGGCGGGATGCTTTCGCCAACTTTATCGCTTAAATATTCAATATAAAATTTATTATTCCAGTAGGCCAGCATTGGTGCATGGTTATAGGTCCACCCAAAATTCTCGGCCAGTTCAGGGTGTTCCCGGTTGGCACGGAAAGTCTGGATATTATGCACACCCATTACTGGCGAAAGCTGACCATGATGGTAATCTGCATTAACCAGTGTTTTACCTGTATAGCGTACCGTATCCTGCGCCTGCGAGTTTTGCATCGCAAATGCAAATGGTAAGCTTAAACAAAGTATTTTAAATATTTTCATGTTATTAGTTCATTTCGTCATTGCGAGTTTCCGATTTTTCATCGGAAACTCGCAATCTTTTTTGTTAAATAGATTGCTTCACGCTCTCGCTCGTTCCCTTGCTTCAGTTCGCAATGACGACTCATTTATACTTCAATAAATTCTCAATCACTTTCTTATTCACTTTTATAATCGTTCCGTGTTTATGCCCTTCGGGGATTGAAATTGATGCTGTTACATCCTTAAAAGTCTTAAAATCGGCAGTTTTATAGGCTGAATAAATCTTTTGTCCATAGGCATCGAAATAAATCAGCCAATTATTTTTTACTTTTACCACAGTTGGTCCCTCTGTTAATTTCGGACTAAAAGTGTCCGAAACATTTTCGTAAGGTCCTAGTGCATCTTTTGCAAACGCTACTTTTAAATTTCTATTCGGGCGTGTATTGTCTTTTAAAACCAATACATAATCTTTGCTTGCCCGTTTCACAATCACTGCATCGATTACACTGAAACCAGGATCAAGAAACAATTTCGGTTTAGAGAAGCTTATAAAATCTTTTGTGGTAATGCTGTACATCCGGTGATTATTTTCTTCTTCCTCTATTCCTTTAGCAAATCGAAACGGAATAGCTGAAGCCCAGATAATTACATATTCTTTTTTCTCATCATCATAGAAAATTTCAGGTGCCCAAACATTTACAGTTTTCGGCTCACTTTCCATTACCGGAAGGAATTTTTGTTCGCTCCAATTGATCAGATCCTTTGAATTGGCGTAACCAAAACCTTTGTCGCCTTTCCAGCTGCAGGTCCAAACCAAATGAAATGTTCCATACGGCCCTTGAACAATTGATGGATCGCGCAAAACTTTCTGTGTCCCAACCGCTGGTTTCAAAAAAGTTTTATTCAAATCTGTCCAATGGTAAGCATCGTAGCTGTATAAAAGCCTTAACCCTTCGTTTGCCGGCTCATGGAAAGAGGTAAATATATAAGCCTGCTTTGTACAGGATGTTAAGCCGCAAAGAAGCAGGCCAATAATGGCTAAGCGAAATGATGATATGGAATTGGGTTTAAACACTGTTCTCTTTAGTTATTTCTTTTTTCAATTGTCAGTCTGAGCGTAGTCGAAGACCCTTTTTTATAATTTGATTAAGGATGGCCCTTCGACTACGCTCAGGGTGACATTATTTATTTATTGATGGTCGTCATTCCAGCGCAGGCGTGAATCTTAATAGCCCAATAGCGAAAGCATTACGATTCCCAATCAAGTTGGGAATGACGATCGCCCTAGTATGCGTCATTTCGCTGCGCTTCATCCAATAACTATCGGATCGAAATGACGAGCTTTCTAATGAGATTGCTTCGTCGTTCCTTCTCGCAATGACGATATTGTCCCGGCTTTAACGCCATACGCCTATCGCTAAACGCTTCTCCTACACCTCCTCCAACACCAACACCCAATCATTGCCATTTGCAGGTTCGCCGGGTGGGTTAAACTCCCTAATTCCTTTATTTTCAAATTCTCCAATTGCCGTGATTTTACCAGTTCTTGGATCAAACCAGGAAGCTTTAACCTCATCACCATCGATTTTGCCCATCTGCACAGTAAAATTTCTTCCTGTATAAGTGTAAAGCAATGCAAACTCTTCACCTCTTGTAGCAAGAACCCGTTCATATTTTTCACCATTCTTTCCAGCCACTAAAGTTTGATCGGGCACACGATCGAAATAAGAGTGAGAAAGCATTAAATCTTTCAGGTATTGCATCTGTTTTGCGCCTGGAGCATTAATGGCAGTGATCCAATGGTCTTTCGCACCATAAGCAGGTTTTAAATCTGCCTTTTTATACATCTGCATTACCGAATTGTGGCCATAAGTATAACCAAATGCACCTGCAAAAACCGACCAATAACCGTATCTTCTTACATCACTAGCTGTCCAGCGTGGTTGGACCGTATCGTGTAAACCTTGTGGAATATCTTCGTATGAAGGCTCCCCATCAATGGTTGGCTTAGTTGGTTTTAATTTATAATCAGCTTCAATATATTTCCAGTTATCTTCTCCATAATGTAATTTTTCGTTTTTAGAGGTGTCCTGATCATACCGGCGGTGACCAGATTGAACCATATCAAAATCACACCATTTTGCATTTTGAAACCATTGTGAGGAAGCAGTTCTTCCCCTTGGATGGAAAGTTATTAGATGATTCGGATCGTTTGCCCTTAAGGTTTCGCCAATGGTATTCCAAACATCCGCACCATCACTTCCTTTAATATCGCCACCATTGAGCCAAATGATATTCCACTTATCTTTATAACGTTTTGCCAGGAACTCAGAATAAGCCTTTGCCTGCGTTTTATTCACTTTTTTATTTTTTACATTGGTACCCCATACCGGAACCAGGGCAATATAAAGTCCTTTTTCTGCTGCCTGATCTATGATGTAATCTACATGATCCCAATAATCATAGGCCAAAGAGTCTTGAGGATTATTGCCCGGTGTAAGCATCGGCTTTGATACATCTGCATGTACAACTGACGAATCGAGGTATACATTTCTCGAAGGCACATCATGTAATAACATCACCTGAATAACATTAAAACCTTTTTGTTTACGGTCTTCGAGATAGGCGTTTGCTTCTTCGCGGGTTAAACGACCGAACAGCAACCAGCCTGTATCTCCAAGCCAAAAGAAGGGTTTGCCATCACCGGTGGTTAAATACCGCCCGTTCTCTGAAACCAAAAGACTTTTATCGCCAAAATGAGGCTTTTTCTTACAGCCAAAAGCAAAGCAAGAAAGCACAGCAAGCAGAAATATTTGTAATTTAAGGTTCATATTCAGTTTAATGTATTTAAAAATGTTGTTGGGTGTAGATACCCGCTAATAAAAAACGTGCTGTCATGTTGAGGTACGAAGCATCTCTTACCTATTATGTACACAGCTTATGCTTGCTAAATTCCATTTTTAATGGTGGTTTATTAACGTTTTGTTTCCACCGACTGGAGATTCTTCGCTGCGCTCAGAATGACAAAACTCAATTTATATTTTATTCACAATGATAACTTCATCTCCTGATGCTACTTTGTTCAATTTTACCATAGCACCCCCGTTAATTTTCTCTTCCTTAAGCACTTTCCCGGTTCGGGTATTTAGCACTTTTACATTAAATTTTCCTGTGACCTTA
This genomic interval carries:
- a CDS encoding glycoside hydrolase family 43 protein; translation: MFKPNSISSFRLAIIGLLLCGLTSCTKQAYIFTSFHEPANEGLRLLYSYDAYHWTDLNKTFLKPAVGTQKVLRDPSIVQGPYGTFHLVWTCSWKGDKGFGYANSKDLINWSEQKFLPVMESEPKTVNVWAPEIFYDDEKKEYVIIWASAIPFRFAKGIEEEENNHRMYSITTKDFISFSKPKLFLDPGFSVIDAVIVKRASKDYVLVLKDNTRPNRNLKVAFAKDALGPYENVSDTFSPKLTEGPTVVKVKNNWLIYFDAYGQKIYSAYKTADFKTFKDVTASISIPEGHKHGTIIKVNKKVIENLLKYK
- a CDS encoding glycoside hydrolase family 140 protein translates to MNLKLQIFLLAVLSCFAFGCKKKPHFGDKSLLVSENGRYLTTGDGKPFFWLGDTGWLLFGRLTREEANAYLEDRKQKGFNVIQVMLLHDVPSRNVYLDSSVVHADVSKPMLTPGNNPQDSLAYDYWDHVDYIIDQAAEKGLYIALVPVWGTNVKNKKVNKTQAKAYSEFLAKRYKDKWNIIWLNGGDIKGSDGADVWNTIGETLRANDPNHLITFHPRGRTASSQWFQNAKWCDFDMVQSGHRRYDQDTSKNEKLHYGEDNWKYIEADYKLKPTKPTIDGEPSYEDIPQGLHDTVQPRWTASDVRRYGYWSVFAGAFGYTYGHNSVMQMYKKADLKPAYGAKDHWITAINAPGAKQMQYLKDLMLSHSYFDRVPDQTLVAGKNGEKYERVLATRGEEFALLYTYTGRNFTVQMGKIDGDEVKASWFDPRTGKITAIGEFENKGIREFNPPGEPANGNDWVLVLEEV
- a CDS encoding exo-alpha-sialidase, whose product is MKIFKILCLSLPFAFAMQNSQAQDTVRYTGKTLVNADYHHGQLSPVMGVHNIQTFRANREHPELAENFGWTYNHAPMLAYWNNKFYIEYLSDKVGESIPPGQTLLQSSKDGYTWTKPEVVFPVYRIPDGTTKEGRTDVAKDLDAVMHQRMGFYVSTKNVFLVLGFYAISFDAKDDPNDGHGIGRAVREIQPDGKYGPIYFIHYNPGYSEKNTKYPLYTKSKSKTFIEACNELLSNKLMTQQWNEEADRKDPLITLQKEYKAFSYYHLPDGRVVGLWKNALTAISNDNGKSWPENASRAPGFVNSNAKIWGQKTSDGNYATVYNPSEYRWPLAISTSKNGLDYTNLLLVNGEITPMRYGGNYKSYGPQYVRGIEEGNGKPKDGNLWVTYSMNKEDIWVSSVPVPVSDKATQHVNDDFGKLPSDKALEMWNIYSPLWAPVKVENGVLELRDKDPFDYAKAERLFPASKKIIASFSVRPKQNDFGLLEIELQDAKGMATVRLTFDTAGTLSAKAGARYKNFMKYEAGKSYDIKLKLDAFTRFYTITVNGKDVLTSLAFQPVADVSRIVFRTGDVRRFPDVDTPADQTYDLKNAGEPEKKEAVYSIKYLKTEGF